A single Defluviitalea saccharophila DNA region contains:
- a CDS encoding uracil-xanthine permease family protein: MTTNKVIGYLPDERPPFIELILFALQQIVVMFPATVLVALITGFHVSTTIFASGLATLGFILVTGKKIPLYYGSSFSYIAAIASIMSAEAYANYSLNDKISIAQFGIIMSGLVSIAAGMIINKSGKKIIDRVLPPTVTGSIAIIIGLSLSANALGNASAIPQNIPEASQSAATNWAWVIAIITLLATILYSVYLKGKLSQLPILFGLCTGYVSALIIGAVTGIPFVSFNTIESTSIISLPIFTFPKPSWAAVVAIMPIAIATVPESTAHIYQLDIYVNDLAKKKGSKKKYDLENKLGLNLIGDGIGDIISALIGGPAGTNYGENISAMAISKNFSVPVLIAASIITMIISCFTPLINIVYSIPTAVIGGLSIYLFGVIAAQGITIMMDKQVDMFSSKNLAVIAVILIIGLGGSFNFEGGMIPMFGTQFPALATAAVVGILLNLLLSIGEKETPEVE; the protein is encoded by the coding sequence ATGACAACAAATAAAGTAATAGGTTATTTACCTGATGAAAGACCACCTTTTATTGAACTCATTCTCTTTGCTCTTCAACAAATCGTAGTAATGTTTCCGGCAACAGTTCTTGTTGCATTGATCACAGGATTTCATGTATCCACAACGATATTTGCCAGCGGTCTCGCTACTCTAGGTTTCATTCTGGTTACAGGAAAGAAAATTCCGCTGTACTACGGCTCTAGTTTTTCCTATATTGCTGCAATCGCTTCTATCATGAGTGCAGAAGCATATGCTAACTATTCACTGAATGACAAAATTTCAATTGCACAATTCGGTATTATTATGTCAGGACTTGTTTCCATTGCAGCAGGGATGATTATTAATAAAAGTGGTAAAAAAATCATTGATAGAGTTCTTCCTCCTACAGTAACAGGAAGTATTGCAATCATTATTGGTTTATCTTTATCTGCCAATGCTTTAGGCAATGCATCTGCCATTCCACAAAATATTCCAGAAGCAAGCCAAAGTGCTGCAACAAACTGGGCATGGGTTATCGCTATCATTACTTTATTAGCAACCATATTATATTCCGTGTACCTTAAAGGTAAACTCAGCCAACTTCCAATATTATTTGGATTATGTACAGGATATGTATCCGCTCTTATTATAGGAGCAGTAACAGGAATTCCTTTTGTAAGCTTTAATACAATAGAATCAACCAGTATCATCAGTCTTCCAATATTCACTTTCCCAAAACCATCATGGGCAGCAGTTGTTGCAATCATGCCTATAGCCATTGCAACTGTTCCTGAATCAACCGCCCATATTTATCAGCTTGACATCTATGTAAATGACCTGGCTAAAAAGAAAGGTTCAAAAAAGAAATATGACTTAGAAAATAAATTGGGATTAAATCTTATCGGAGACGGAATTGGAGATATTATTTCGGCTTTAATTGGAGGTCCTGCTGGGACAAACTACGGTGAAAATATCAGTGCCATGGCAATCTCAAAAAATTTCTCCGTACCTGTTTTAATAGCAGCATCCATTATCACAATGATTATTTCATGCTTTACACCTCTCATTAATATAGTTTACTCTATACCAACCGCAGTGATCGGCGGACTTTCAATATATCTGTTCGGTGTTATCGCTGCGCAAGGAATCACCATCATGATGGACAAGCAAGTGGATATGTTCAGTTCCAAAAACCTTGCAGTCATTGCAGTAATTTTGATCATCGGTCTTGGAGGCAGTTTCAATTTTGAAGGTGGAATGATTCCAATGTTCGGAACTCAATTCCCAGCTTTAGCAACAGCTGCAGTTGTAGGTATACTTTTAAATCTCTTACTCTCCATTGGAGAAAAAGAAACTCCTGAAGTTGAATAA
- a CDS encoding iron-containing alcohol dehydrogenase, which produces MDNFVFQNPTKIIFGKAMETRVGEEVSKYSKKILLHYGGGSIKKTGLYDRVISSLKAAGIEFIELPGVKPNPRLSLVREGIKICRENNIDFILAVGGGSVIDSAKAIALGVVYDGDVWDFYTGKASPKAALPIGTILTIPAAGSESSTGSVITNEDGWYKRSAGSTLLYPKFSILNPELAFTLPKYQVACGAADILAHLMERYFTNTQSVELIDRMIESTMKTVIKYVPMVLEDSNNYEAWAQVMWAGTLAHNNLLNTGRVGDWGSHDIEHEISGIYDVAHGAGLAVVFPAWMKYVYKHDPNRFVQFAVRVWNVEQDFFDPEKTILQGIQKLEEFFTSIGLPTRLEGLGITDDRLEEMADKGTDSDQKTLGNFVKLRKNDIYNILKLAQK; this is translated from the coding sequence ATGGATAATTTTGTTTTTCAAAATCCAACAAAAATTATTTTTGGAAAAGCTATGGAAACTCGTGTTGGAGAAGAGGTAAGCAAATATAGCAAGAAAATACTGCTTCATTACGGTGGAGGAAGTATTAAAAAAACTGGTTTATATGATAGAGTTATTTCATCTTTAAAGGCTGCAGGGATTGAGTTTATAGAACTCCCCGGTGTTAAACCCAATCCAAGATTAAGTCTTGTAAGGGAAGGTATCAAAATTTGCCGTGAAAACAATATAGACTTTATTCTAGCGGTAGGCGGAGGAAGTGTGATTGATTCCGCAAAGGCCATTGCCTTAGGGGTTGTTTATGATGGAGATGTCTGGGATTTTTATACAGGGAAAGCTTCCCCAAAAGCTGCTCTTCCTATAGGGACGATTTTAACCATTCCTGCTGCCGGAAGCGAATCCAGTACCGGATCTGTGATTACCAATGAAGATGGCTGGTATAAAAGGTCTGCAGGCTCAACCCTTCTTTATCCCAAATTTTCAATACTTAATCCAGAGCTTGCCTTTACACTGCCAAAATATCAAGTAGCTTGCGGTGCTGCAGATATTTTAGCCCATTTGATGGAAAGATATTTTACCAATACCCAAAGTGTTGAGCTAATCGACAGAATGATTGAATCAACCATGAAAACAGTTATTAAATATGTTCCTATGGTACTGGAAGATTCTAATAATTATGAAGCTTGGGCACAAGTGATGTGGGCAGGAACATTGGCTCATAATAATTTGCTTAATACAGGAAGAGTTGGAGACTGGGGTTCCCATGACATCGAACATGAAATAAGTGGCATTTACGATGTAGCCCATGGAGCAGGATTAGCTGTTGTATTTCCTGCATGGATGAAATATGTTTATAAACATGACCCTAACAGATTTGTCCAATTTGCTGTGAGAGTATGGAATGTTGAACAGGATTTCTTTGATCCTGAGAAAACAATATTGCAGGGAATTCAAAAACTTGAGGAATTTTTTACATCCATAGGACTTCCTACCCGTCTTGAAGGTTTAGGCATTACTGACGATAGACTGGAAGAGATGGCTGACAAGGGTACTGATTCGGATCAAAAGACATTGGGCAATTTTGTAAAACTTCGAAAAAATGATATTTATAATATCTTAAAGCTAGCTCAAAAATAG
- a CDS encoding D-alanyl-D-alanine carboxypeptidase family protein, with protein MKRKFCFVLTFMFLLMNIVPISAQETSLPLQSEAVILIEENTGKVLYEKNSSQKMYPASTTKVLTALIALENADLNEVIKVGNEVYQVPLDASKAGHNPGDEITLKDLVTSLLLPSGNDSAFVIASYLAKKNTGNDSLDINSAMTEFAAIMNERAKEIGVKNSNFVNPHGYHNENHYTTAYDLALITREALKNPVFREIVKQPSANIGSESSPNQQKLSFRNRNLLLDSRNSNTYYPYATGVKTGFTDEAGECLVASATKDNLNLIAVLLNSPVDARWNDAKTLFDYGFENFQFHQVAKKGDIIDKVYVDKHSPKGPSELEVLIKEDYTGLFHKNDISRIQKTISWAQEPLVAPITEGQNVGEVTFILDGEILSKIELIAKYGIEKRTIWDVMFSINAIPYWCGGIGGVLILFTISNAIRKRKSRRGFHFK; from the coding sequence ATGAAACGAAAGTTTTGCTTTGTGTTGACATTTATGTTTTTATTAATGAATATTGTTCCTATTTCAGCCCAAGAAACCTCATTGCCCTTACAATCAGAAGCTGTCATTTTAATTGAAGAAAACACCGGTAAAGTACTATACGAGAAAAATTCCTCTCAAAAAATGTATCCAGCCAGTACGACAAAAGTATTGACTGCTTTAATCGCTTTAGAAAACGCAGACTTAAATGAAGTTATAAAAGTTGGGAATGAAGTATATCAAGTACCTTTAGATGCAAGTAAAGCAGGGCACAATCCTGGAGACGAAATTACATTAAAAGATTTGGTGACATCTTTATTATTGCCTTCTGGCAACGATTCTGCATTTGTTATCGCTTCGTATTTAGCGAAGAAAAATACCGGCAATGATTCTTTAGATATAAACAGTGCTATGACGGAATTTGCAGCAATCATGAATGAAAGAGCCAAAGAAATAGGCGTAAAGAATTCCAATTTTGTAAATCCTCATGGATATCATAATGAAAATCATTATACAACGGCGTATGATTTAGCCTTAATTACAAGGGAGGCTTTAAAAAATCCTGTATTTAGAGAAATTGTAAAACAGCCTTCTGCAAATATAGGCAGTGAATCCAGCCCAAATCAACAAAAATTATCTTTCAGAAACAGGAATTTGCTTTTGGACTCAAGAAACAGTAATACGTATTATCCTTATGCTACTGGAGTTAAGACAGGATTTACCGATGAAGCAGGGGAATGTCTGGTTGCCTCAGCCACAAAAGACAACTTGAATTTGATTGCAGTATTATTAAACTCACCAGTGGATGCCCGCTGGAACGATGCAAAGACCTTATTTGATTATGGCTTTGAAAATTTTCAATTTCATCAGGTTGCTAAAAAAGGAGATATAATCGATAAAGTATATGTGGATAAACATTCTCCTAAAGGTCCTTCTGAATTGGAAGTTTTGATTAAAGAAGATTATACAGGATTATTTCATAAAAATGATATTTCTCGTATCCAAAAAACAATCTCCTGGGCACAGGAGCCTCTAGTTGCACCTATTACAGAAGGACAGAATGTAGGGGAAGTGACATTTATCCTGGATGGAGAGATATTATCGAAAATTGAGCTGATTGCGAAATATGGTATTGAAAAGCGTACCATATGGGATGTGATGTTTTCAATTAATGCCATTCCTTATTGGTGCGGGGGAATAGGCGGTGTTCTTATTTTATTCACTATTTCTAATGCAATTAGAAAAAGAAAAAGTCGAAGAGGATTTCATTTTAAATAA
- a CDS encoding cell division protein FtsX, producing MKNIIYNIGYFIKEARIVFKLNFWSNVLSLFSIGLILFVLSLVISGWSISTEVLTLIQNEAEINIYTDEEIDEKSIEKVIEKINLIDGILESRVVQKEEAYERMEKVLGEDAKVLKYFDDNPFHFFIEAKIDVEKIESINKEIKLIPNVQYIRDNREILIRLRSIARGFRILGTFFIAAVGISTIVIISHIIRQGIYNNKDEINTLRLLGASEVFIALPFLMVGLVLTVGGGMIAAALLYTVLIQFYTYISGPLPFIPLPPLQTMAKNLTSMILSISILLGIIGSIIGLSSSKQK from the coding sequence ATGAAAAATATCATTTATAATATAGGCTATTTTATAAAAGAAGCAAGGATAGTTTTTAAACTGAACTTTTGGTCCAATGTTCTTTCTCTTTTTAGTATAGGACTAATTCTATTTGTTCTCTCTCTGGTGATTTCCGGATGGAGCATTAGTACGGAAGTGCTTACTCTAATCCAAAATGAAGCAGAAATCAACATATATACTGACGAGGAAATAGATGAAAAAAGTATAGAAAAAGTTATTGAGAAGATCAATTTAATTGACGGCATTTTAGAAAGCAGAGTGGTTCAAAAAGAGGAAGCATATGAAAGAATGGAAAAAGTATTGGGGGAAGATGCAAAGGTACTGAAATATTTTGATGATAATCCTTTTCACTTTTTCATCGAAGCCAAAATCGATGTTGAGAAAATAGAATCGATCAATAAGGAAATAAAATTGATTCCTAATGTCCAATATATAAGAGATAATAGAGAAATACTAATTCGTCTGAGAAGTATTGCACGAGGCTTTAGAATCCTGGGAACATTTTTTATTGCGGCTGTCGGAATTTCTACAATCGTCATTATCTCTCATATTATAAGACAGGGCATTTACAACAATAAAGATGAAATTAATACCCTCAGATTATTAGGGGCTTCAGAGGTATTTATTGCTCTGCCATTTTTAATGGTAGGCTTGGTATTAACTGTTGGAGGAGGAATGATTGCTGCTGCTTTGTTATATACGGTGCTGATACAATTTTATACTTACATATCAGGACCTCTTCCCTTCATTCCTTTGCCCCCTCTGCAAACGATGGCGAAAAATTTAACTTCTATGATCTTATCCATAAGTATACTCTTAGGAATTATCGGGAGCATCATAGGACTATCGTCTTCAAAGCAGAAATAA
- a CDS encoding ion channel has protein sequence MGELLMRRKTMMIYNILFLCFLYISVASIFSLMYIVSDLLNLGCIVDHYSSSLHQHQFLDLFTRSFYFSITTLFSVGYGDLTPFGISKGIAIIESLIGYVLPYAIVINYILYNPKFFRKNSHK, from the coding sequence ATGGGGGAACTTCTGATGCGCAGGAAAACTATGATGATTTATAATATATTGTTTTTATGTTTTTTATATATTTCTGTAGCGTCAATTTTCTCCTTAATGTACATCGTATCAGATCTTTTGAATTTAGGATGTATCGTAGACCATTATTCTTCATCCCTTCATCAACATCAATTCTTAGATCTATTTACCCGATCATTCTACTTTAGTATTACTACTTTATTTTCGGTAGGGTATGGAGACTTGACCCCCTTTGGCATATCAAAAGGAATTGCTATTATAGAATCCCTTATTGGATATGTTCTTCCATATGCCATAGTGATAAACTATATTTTGTATAATCCGAAATTTTTTAGAAAAAATTCACATAAGTGA
- a CDS encoding methyl-accepting chemotaxis protein: MQKRLNIFRAKNEAKEIKNTHKTKQNKFNLWTKLQNNIGIAQKLITSFIVLSIIPLFLTAGFSYINAEKTVEQKVGFYSEKMVQQIANNIDLKIKEIENIPRMVQYNSKLLEYIRKEEFNNLLEKINTESEIENILLSIENSNNSIKGINIYKENGEVFGSNFRIENSDGTSMSADYGKVFEELMKDSEEELVWVTGLNNSYDYIILLKSIKNFVNTKPIAVLAVYIKADEITSLFKEMDFSDTGSMFLLNPNKNIIGDINNENIGTQVTDGYLDKIYGENLFGNFRDADNVISYATTKNGWKVITKEPISSLMAEMVVVRKGILWIGAVCILVAVAIGILISLSISKPLKMIMSLMGKVEQGDLTVSLDIEGKNEIGKLSASFNHMIENIRDLLLETHGITQKVEQDTNIIKTSSEQSALAAGQVANAINELANGAAEQAKQADNTNLLMDQLADNINHVVKRIEDIMNTIEVTESSRDYAAKTMDQLNEKTKVTIESSHKINKEIQELNEKAKEIIQVVKVITGISEQTNLLALNAAIEAARAGEAGKGFAVVAEEIRKLAQGTKDATGMISQIISDIQMKTESTVSVVKTSDKIFEEQQEIVNKTDQAFNEMAQSIQTMIGQIEDINNKIQDIEHQKHQTVEAIEYIASIVEESAASIEEVTATSEEQTSSAEQLAVLANNLAVAMENLNNSLSHFKI; encoded by the coding sequence ATGCAGAAGAGACTAAACATATTTAGAGCGAAGAATGAAGCAAAAGAGATTAAGAACACACATAAGACAAAACAAAATAAATTTAATTTATGGACAAAACTTCAAAATAATATTGGCATAGCACAAAAGTTGATTACCTCTTTTATCGTTTTAAGTATTATACCGTTGTTTTTGACCGCAGGATTTTCGTATATCAATGCTGAAAAAACTGTTGAGCAAAAAGTGGGTTTTTATTCTGAGAAGATGGTCCAACAAATCGCTAATAATATTGATTTAAAAATTAAAGAAATTGAAAATATACCCAGGATGGTTCAGTATAACAGTAAATTACTTGAATATATTCGAAAGGAAGAATTCAATAATCTGTTAGAAAAAATCAACACAGAGAGTGAAATAGAAAATATTTTGCTTAGTATCGAAAATTCTAATAACAGTATAAAAGGCATTAATATTTATAAAGAGAATGGAGAAGTATTTGGATCGAATTTTAGAATTGAAAACAGTGACGGCACATCAATGAGTGCAGACTATGGAAAAGTCTTTGAAGAGCTTATGAAAGATTCGGAAGAAGAATTGGTGTGGGTAACTGGACTCAATAATTCATACGACTACATCATTTTGTTAAAATCTATTAAAAATTTTGTTAATACAAAACCTATTGCAGTTTTAGCAGTCTATATAAAAGCAGACGAAATCACTTCATTATTTAAAGAAATGGACTTTAGCGACACTGGAAGTATGTTTTTATTAAACCCAAATAAAAATATTATTGGAGATATAAATAATGAAAATATTGGAACTCAAGTAACCGATGGATATTTGGATAAAATATATGGAGAAAATCTATTTGGTAATTTTAGAGATGCCGACAATGTAATAAGTTATGCCACTACTAAAAATGGTTGGAAAGTTATAACTAAGGAGCCTATTTCATCCCTAATGGCAGAAATGGTAGTTGTAAGAAAGGGAATTCTTTGGATAGGAGCCGTATGTATCTTAGTTGCAGTAGCCATTGGAATACTTATATCGCTAAGCATATCCAAACCGCTTAAAATGATCATGAGTCTTATGGGGAAAGTAGAGCAAGGAGATTTAACCGTATCACTAGATATTGAAGGCAAGAACGAGATTGGGAAATTATCTGCCAGTTTTAATCACATGATAGAAAATATTAGAGACTTGCTTCTAGAGACACATGGTATAACACAAAAAGTAGAGCAGGATACAAATATAATTAAGACTTCTTCAGAGCAATCGGCTTTAGCAGCGGGACAAGTTGCCAATGCGATTAATGAATTGGCAAACGGTGCGGCAGAGCAGGCAAAACAAGCAGATAATACGAATTTATTAATGGATCAGTTAGCGGATAATATCAATCATGTTGTAAAAAGAATAGAAGACATTATGAATACAATTGAAGTAACGGAATCTTCCAGGGATTATGCTGCTAAGACCATGGATCAGTTAAACGAGAAAACAAAGGTTACAATAGAATCCTCTCATAAAATTAATAAAGAGATACAAGAATTAAATGAAAAAGCAAAAGAAATCATTCAAGTTGTTAAAGTAATTACTGGAATAAGTGAACAAACCAATCTGCTTGCTTTAAATGCTGCGATTGAGGCAGCCAGAGCAGGGGAGGCGGGTAAAGGTTTTGCAGTTGTGGCAGAAGAAATCCGTAAATTGGCCCAAGGAACTAAGGATGCAACTGGAATGATCAGCCAAATTATTTCTGATATTCAAATGAAGACCGAAAGTACAGTGTCTGTAGTTAAGACCTCTGACAAGATCTTTGAAGAACAACAGGAAATCGTAAATAAAACGGATCAGGCTTTCAATGAGATGGCACAGTCTATACAAACTATGATTGGACAAATAGAAGATATCAATAATAAGATTCAAGATATAGAGCATCAGAAACACCAAACAGTTGAAGCGATTGAATATATTGCATCTATTGTAGAAGAATCAGCAGCATCAATAGAAGAAGTAACTGCAACCAGCGAAGAACAAACCAGTTCAGCAGAACAATTAGCAGTACTAGCAAATAATTTGGCAGTAGCAATGGAAAACTTGAATAATTCTTTATCTCATTTTAAAATATAA
- a CDS encoding ABC transporter ATP-binding protein: MIEARGVYLEYRDGTKALNDVNLQIKRGEIVYIIGPSGSGKTSLLKLFMGIEQPTSGKLAVLGKEINKEHKRNIREIRRKIGPVFQEFKLIPGRTAIDNVILGMRVLGMPRVLLNKNALEALEKVGLTHKAFSKVDNLSWGERQRVAIARAVARKPALILADEPTGNLDIKNALRIMELLRSFKDEQTTVIITTHATHLIENLNEGILLKVNKGTIQQESMGRGLQ; the protein is encoded by the coding sequence ATGATTGAAGCAAGAGGAGTATATTTAGAATATCGTGATGGCACAAAAGCGTTAAATGATGTTAATTTGCAAATAAAACGAGGGGAAATCGTCTATATTATTGGACCCAGTGGATCGGGAAAAACCAGTTTGCTTAAGCTTTTTATGGGAATTGAGCAGCCAACTTCCGGGAAATTAGCGGTTCTTGGAAAAGAAATTAATAAAGAGCATAAAAGAAATATCAGAGAAATACGAAGGAAGATAGGGCCTGTTTTTCAAGAATTCAAATTAATACCCGGAAGAACTGCTATAGACAATGTGATTTTAGGGATGAGAGTATTGGGAATGCCTCGGGTATTATTGAATAAAAACGCCTTAGAGGCTTTAGAAAAGGTTGGATTAACCCATAAGGCATTTTCAAAAGTAGACAATTTGTCCTGGGGAGAAAGGCAGAGGGTTGCCATTGCCAGAGCAGTGGCAAGAAAGCCAGCACTTATTCTGGCCGATGAACCAACCGGCAATTTGGATATTAAAAATGCATTACGTATCATGGAGCTTTTACGTTCTTTTAAAGACGAACAAACTACGGTTATTATAACAACCCATGCGACTCATTTAATTGAAAATTTAAATGAAGGTATTTTATTAAAAGTGAACAAGGGAACTATTCAGCAGGAGTCAATGGGGAGGGGCTTGCAATGA
- a CDS encoding GGDEF domain-containing protein: protein MGLDVRTLTIIIMIVILISCFVMIALWIVYPSERGIESWALSASTGAVAFIALTLQPILGSYAVFLNNAGILASSLILLEGILRFRGFGNESHRRHPFIFFLLLFIVVSYFNRNYPTARYLFHDFFVSILLTLSSFFIIYKTHGMEILVHSIAGGSIFILVPIFTFRWYLALSGRIETMLIGSTQHPIMQVLFLFVIPWAVGWTYGLSLVIGYRIQQKLNMTAIQDELTGLGNRRRLVQIMDALLKECESVEEQFFMFMLDLNGFKKINDQYGHSIGDDILVLAAKGIRESIESYDFAVRFGGDEFIVLYRYQDGRNIDSLLNRLRNSIEQIRMLNGAMVQIRTSIGVAVCPDDGTTLDELLCVADKRMYKDKQERKLVSEIMDI from the coding sequence ATGGGACTTGATGTAAGAACTCTAACTATTATAATTATGATTGTTATTCTTATATCGTGTTTTGTTATGATTGCCCTTTGGATTGTATACCCATCTGAAAGAGGAATTGAATCTTGGGCATTATCTGCTTCAACTGGAGCCGTAGCTTTTATAGCTTTAACACTGCAGCCGATCCTTGGAAGCTATGCGGTATTTTTAAATAATGCAGGAATTTTAGCTTCATCTTTAATATTATTAGAAGGAATCTTACGATTCCGAGGCTTTGGCAATGAGTCTCACCGAAGGCATCCATTTATATTTTTTCTTCTGTTGTTTATTGTTGTCTCATATTTTAATCGAAATTATCCAACAGCACGATATCTTTTTCATGATTTTTTTGTATCCATTTTATTAACATTATCTTCATTTTTTATTATTTATAAAACCCATGGCATGGAAATTTTAGTTCATTCCATTGCAGGGGGATCAATTTTCATTCTTGTGCCTATTTTCACTTTTAGGTGGTATTTAGCCTTAAGCGGCAGAATAGAAACTATGTTGATTGGCTCAACACAGCATCCTATTATGCAAGTTCTTTTTCTTTTTGTAATTCCATGGGCTGTTGGATGGACTTATGGATTGAGTCTGGTAATAGGATACAGGATACAGCAAAAACTTAATATGACGGCTATACAAGATGAACTGACAGGCTTAGGTAATCGCAGAAGATTGGTACAGATTATGGATGCTTTGCTTAAGGAATGTGAGTCGGTTGAAGAACAATTTTTTATGTTTATGCTGGATCTGAATGGTTTTAAGAAAATTAACGATCAATATGGTCATTCTATCGGGGACGATATTCTCGTTTTGGCGGCAAAAGGCATCCGAGAGTCGATTGAAAGTTATGATTTTGCAGTTCGATTTGGCGGAGATGAATTCATAGTCTTATACCGTTACCAAGATGGAAGAAACATCGATTCTTTATTAAATAGATTAAGAAATTCTATAGAACAAATTAGAATGTTAAATGGAGCCATGGTTCAGATCAGAACCAGTATAGGCGTTGCAGTTTGTCCCGATGATGGGACAACCTTGGATGAACTCTTATGTGTTGCTGATAAAAGGATGTACAAAGATAAACAAGAGAGAAAATTGGTTTCAGAAATCATGGATATATAG